One Sphingobacteruim zhuxiongii DNA window includes the following coding sequences:
- a CDS encoding OmpH/Skp family outer membrane protein has product MKNLLKSVVVASGVLLAANTASAQQKIGHINTAEIVQSTPEFQAAEAQMKTLSETKQKELQGMYAEYQKKQNDANEKLRNRSEANKDAVDAEVQTIANSMREMETRIQEVQRVAQEDIGKKQQELYAPIEQKVFTAINSVAQEKGYAYVLDVSNGSIPYFGGGDDLTTDIKKKLGISATAAPATKK; this is encoded by the coding sequence ATGAAAAATTTATTGAAAAGTGTAGTAGTAGCATCGGGAGTTTTATTGGCAGCAAACACGGCGAGTGCACAACAAAAAATCGGACATATCAATACTGCAGAGATTGTTCAATCAACTCCGGAGTTTCAAGCAGCGGAAGCACAAATGAAAACCTTAAGCGAAACAAAACAAAAAGAGCTTCAAGGAATGTATGCTGAATACCAAAAGAAACAAAACGACGCGAATGAAAAGTTGAGAAACAGAAGCGAAGCAAATAAAGATGCTGTAGATGCTGAAGTTCAAACTATCGCAAACTCTATGCGCGAAATGGAAACACGTATCCAAGAAGTACAACGCGTAGCACAAGAGGATATCGGTAAGAAACAACAAGAATTATACGCTCCTATTGAACAAAAAGTATTTACTGCAATCAATTCAGTAGCGCAAGAAAAAGGATACGCTTATGTATTAGATGTTTCTAATGGAAGTATTCCTTATTTTGGTGGTGGTGACGACTTAACTACAGATATCAAGAAAAAACTTGGTATTTCAGCGACAGCAGCACCTGCAACTAAAAAATAA
- a CDS encoding OmpH/Skp family outer membrane protein, with the protein MKRILVLVAMLAFMGSVSYAQKLAYVDSEFVMKHIPEYNNAQKQLDNLSQQWQSEVDKQYADIENLYKAYQTDAPRLNEDMRKRREDEIVNKEKSVKEFQRGKFGMEGELFQQREKLMKPIQDRVQKAIQDVAKAQQFDFILDKRSETSFLYANPAMDKSNEVITKLGLKPNASLAN; encoded by the coding sequence ATGAAACGAATATTAGTATTAGTGGCTATGCTAGCCTTCATGGGCAGTGTATCATACGCGCAGAAATTAGCTTATGTAGATTCAGAATTTGTGATGAAACATATCCCTGAATATAACAATGCGCAAAAACAGTTAGACAATTTATCACAACAATGGCAATCGGAGGTCGATAAGCAATATGCGGATATTGAGAACTTATACAAAGCTTATCAAACCGATGCACCTCGCTTAAATGAAGACATGCGTAAGCGTCGTGAAGATGAGATTGTCAACAAAGAGAAATCAGTAAAAGAGTTTCAACGTGGAAAATTTGGTATGGAAGGCGAATTATTTCAACAACGCGAGAAGTTGATGAAGCCTATTCAAGACCGTGTTCAAAAGGCAATTCAAGACGTTGCAAAAGCGCAACAGTTTGATTTTATTTTAGATAAGCGTAGTGAAACTTCATTTTTATATGCTAATCCTGCAATGGACAAAAGTAACGAGGTTATTACTAAGTTAGGATTGAAGCCAAATGCATCCTTGGCAAACTAA